In Fusobacterium simiae, the sequence AGATATATTATTAACAGGTTTTGCACTTTTTGCAATGTTATTTGGAGCAGGAAATTTAATTTTTCCTCCTATGTTAGGTTATGAAACAAGTTCAAGTTGGATACCAACAATGCTTGCATTCATTATAACAGGAGTAGGCTTTCCTTTTTTAGGAATTCTATCAGTTTCTGTTGTAGGAAATGGAATAAAAGATTTTGCCAATAGAGTGTCTCCAATGTTCTCAACAATATTTGCTATTCTTTCAATTTTAGCAATAGGACCAATGCTTGCAATTCCAAGGACAGGAGCTACTGCTTATGAAATAACTTTTTTATATAATGGAATGGAAAGTCCTATATATAAATATATTTATTTGCTTTGTTATTTTGGAATAGTAATTATATTCTCTTTAAGAGCTAATAAAGTAATTGAAAGAGTTGGAAAAATTTTAACTCCTATATTACTTGTACTTCTATTTTTGATAATAGTAAAAGGAATATTTTTTAGTAATTTGAGTATAAAACCTGATATATATCCTCACGCTTTTAAAAGAGGTTTTTTGGAAGGCTATCAAACAATGGATACAATAGCTTCTATTGCTTATGCAGGTATTATTTTAAAAGCTATTAAAAATGGCAGAAATTTAACTCAAAAACAAGAATTCTCTTTTTTAATTAAATCAGGACTTGTGGCTATAATATCATTGTCTTTAATATATGGAGGTTTTGCACTTGTTGGAGCAAAAATGCATTCTGTTTTAAATACCAATGATAAAATTGAATTGTTAGTAAAGACTACCTCTTATCTTTTAGGTAGCTATGGAAATTTAGTATTGGCAGTTTGTGTTGCAGGAGCCTGCCTTACAACTGCAATAGGTTTGATTGCTACTGTTGGAGAATTTTTTAGTTCAATAACTTCTTTTAAATATGAAAAGATAGTTATTTTAACTGTAATTATTAGTTTTTTATTATCAATTTTAGGAGTTGAAAGTATAATTAGAATTTCTGTACCTATTTTAGTTTTTATTTATCCTGTGATGATTTCCTTAATAATTTTGAATCTATTTGGAAAATATATAAAAAATGATTATGTATATAAAGGAGTAGTTTTATTCACAGGTATTGTTGGACTAATAGAAAGTTTAGCATCAATAGGAATAATAAATTCTTATACAAGTTCAGTTTTAGAAATACTTCCATTCTCTGATTATGGATTGACTTGGTTATTTCCAGGTTTAGTTGGATATATACTTTTCTCACTAATGTTTAGAAAAGTTAAAAAAATTGAAAATAAACTATAAAAGAGAGTAAAAACTCTCTTTTATTTTTCTAAATCTTCTTTATATTTTAACAAATCTTTTCTCATAGTTTCAATATAATAAGTTGATTCTTCTTTATTCCAATTCCAAATAAGTCTATTCAATCTATCAATTCTATTTAAAGATTTTAGAGCTAATTCCAATAAATTTTTATCTATTTTTCCAGTAATTTTTATTTGTCCAAAAGCAGTAGCTAATATTACTTGGTCACTTTGTAAAATTATTTGATCACCTGATAGCCCATCAAATTTTAATTTTGCTTGTGTTTTCAATTCTTCATCTGTTTGTTCTGGGTTTGGAGCTAGATAACACATTTCCCAAATTTCTTCTATTATTACTCTTGGAAAATCAAAAAAATCTATTTTCTTTTTCTTTTGTATGGCTTCTTGTAATTCATACAATGCATCATTACCTTCATCACTACCAAAAGGAGCCTCTTCATCTCCACAGTCATAGTAAATATCATCTGAAAAATATTTTCTAAAAACTGGATGACTTGTTAAGGGATTTAATCCACATTCTTCATCATCAAAATAATAACGATTTTCTCTATTAAATTCTGGAAATTCTTTATATCCTTTTTTCTTTTTTGAATTTATTAATTTCAAAGCCTCTTTTTCACAATCTTCATTTGTTTCAAATTCTTTTATCTCATATTTACCCGTTGTACCAGTCTTTCCATAATTAACCATCATTTCACAATCAAGTGTTTCTACAAACCAAAATTTATCAGATTTTTCATCTTTAAAATGAAGTGCTTGTATCATAATTTCCTCCTTTTCTATATTATAAAATTTAATATCTTTATTATGTAATTAACTAATCGTATTTAATACAAGTTCTGAGGCTCTCACGACTGGCTGCTATTCTTTCTTAATCATTATCTCTAAATACTATCCCAGCATTACAAGTTTTTTTATACTAATTAACAAAGTTTCAAATTTAAAAATTCCTAAAAAAACATATAGGATAGAAAAAATAATAGCAGGTTTTATAAAAGCATTTTCATATTTTCTTTTTTTAATAAATGTAACAATAGCATAGATTAATACAAAATAATATTCTTTTATATCTGTCATATAGAATATTGCTAAAAATACACTTACTAAACTTGTTATTATAAAAAAAGTTTTTGTAGTTTCTTCTGAGC encodes:
- the brnQ gene encoding branched-chain amino acid transport system II carrier protein, yielding MYKTKDILLTGFALFAMLFGAGNLIFPPMLGYETSSSWIPTMLAFIITGVGFPFLGILSVSVVGNGIKDFANRVSPMFSTIFAILSILAIGPMLAIPRTGATAYEITFLYNGMESPIYKYIYLLCYFGIVIIFSLRANKVIERVGKILTPILLVLLFLIIVKGIFFSNLSIKPDIYPHAFKRGFLEGYQTMDTIASIAYAGIILKAIKNGRNLTQKQEFSFLIKSGLVAIISLSLIYGGFALVGAKMHSVLNTNDKIELLVKTTSYLLGSYGNLVLAVCVAGACLTTAIGLIATVGEFFSSITSFKYEKIVILTVIISFLLSILGVESIIRISVPILVFIYPVMISLIILNLFGKYIKNDYVYKGVVLFTGIVGLIESLASIGIINSYTSSVLEILPFSDYGLTWLFPGLVGYILFSLMFRKVKKIENKL
- a CDS encoding WGR domain-containing protein, encoding MIQALHFKDEKSDKFWFVETLDCEMMVNYGKTGTTGKYEIKEFETNEDCEKEALKLINSKKKKGYKEFPEFNRENRYYFDDEECGLNPLTSHPVFRKYFSDDIYYDCGDEEAPFGSDEGNDALYELQEAIQKKKKIDFFDFPRVIIEEIWEMCYLAPNPEQTDEELKTQAKLKFDGLSGDQIILQSDQVILATAFGQIKITGKIDKNLLELALKSLNRIDRLNRLIWNWNKEESTYYIETMRKDLLKYKEDLEK